One genomic segment of Streptomyces sp. RerS4 includes these proteins:
- a CDS encoding DoxX family protein yields the protein MTSASAATTKAPATTPAAPGGSGPLAGHDVGLLLLRLVLGLTMAAHGSQKLFGWFGGGGLGGTGKFFTASGYPAGDAFAVIAGLTETLGGLGLAVGLLTPLAGAAVVGTMINAIVVHGAGSFFAPTGIEYELLLTVGAAALTLSGPGRIAVDRLLPVRPLRDHRLALGAQVLALGVVVAALTLLIRN from the coding sequence ATGACCAGCGCCTCCGCCGCCACGACGAAGGCTCCGGCCACCACCCCGGCCGCCCCCGGCGGGTCCGGACCCCTCGCCGGGCACGACGTCGGCCTGCTGCTCCTGCGCCTCGTCCTCGGCCTGACGATGGCCGCCCACGGCTCCCAGAAGCTCTTCGGCTGGTTCGGGGGTGGCGGGCTCGGCGGCACGGGCAAGTTCTTCACGGCCAGCGGTTACCCGGCGGGCGACGCGTTCGCCGTCATCGCCGGCCTGACGGAGACCCTCGGTGGCCTCGGCCTGGCGGTCGGCCTGCTGACGCCGCTCGCCGGCGCGGCTGTCGTCGGCACGATGATCAACGCCATCGTCGTGCACGGAGCGGGCTCCTTCTTCGCCCCCACCGGCATCGAGTACGAACTCCTGCTGACCGTGGGCGCCGCCGCCCTGACCCTCTCCGGCCCCGGCCGCATCGCCGTCGACCGCCTCCTGCCGGTCCGGCCCCTCCGTGACCATCGCCTCGCCCTCGGTGCTCAGGTCCTCGCCCTCGGCGTGGTCGTCGCGGCCCTCACCCTCCTGATCCGCAACTAG
- a CDS encoding MarR family transcriptional regulator gives MADTRWLNDREMRAWAGFLAASSLVNRRVDQQLKDDSGLSHPQYEILVRLSAAPDNELRMTELANGLVNSKSGLTYQVTQMEKAGLVRRRSCPSDVRGVFAVLTDAGRARLEEAAPGHVAVVRQILIDILTPEQLDTLADGLGEVSRRLRDQNA, from the coding sequence ATGGCTGATACGAGATGGCTGAACGACCGCGAGATGCGCGCCTGGGCCGGCTTCCTGGCCGCTTCCTCCCTCGTGAACCGCCGTGTCGACCAACAGCTCAAGGACGACTCCGGACTCTCCCACCCGCAGTACGAGATCCTCGTCAGGCTCTCCGCCGCGCCCGACAACGAGCTGCGGATGACCGAGCTCGCCAACGGGCTCGTCAACTCGAAGAGCGGACTGACCTACCAGGTCACGCAGATGGAGAAGGCGGGCCTGGTCCGGCGCCGCAGTTGCCCCTCCGACGTACGCGGGGTCTTCGCCGTCCTCACCGACGCCGGCCGCGCCCGACTGGAGGAGGCCGCACCGGGCCACGTGGCGGTCGTCCGGCAGATCCTCATCGACATCCTCACCCCGGAACAGCTCGACACTCTCGCCGACGGCCTCGGCGAGGTCAGCCGTCGACTGCGGGATCAGAACGCCTGA
- a CDS encoding YkvA family protein: MDGKVWLIILAVVALGAAVAAAVLLVRILRARKLLLDAGIPLRDKALFWVAVVYTVSPVDLIPDPVYLDDIGVLLLALRSLQAAATAAGAREGTRSADRTV, encoded by the coding sequence ATGGACGGAAAAGTCTGGTTGATCATCCTCGCGGTCGTCGCCCTCGGGGCGGCGGTCGCGGCGGCCGTGCTGCTCGTACGGATCCTCCGTGCACGCAAGCTGCTGCTGGACGCGGGGATCCCCCTGCGGGACAAGGCGCTGTTCTGGGTGGCGGTCGTCTACACCGTCTCGCCGGTGGATCTGATCCCGGACCCGGTGTACCTCGACGACATCGGCGTGCTGCTGCTCGCGCTGCGTTCCCTGCAAGCCGCCGCGACGGCGGCCGGGGCGCGCGAAGGCACGCGGTCCGCCGACCGGACCGTCTGA
- the dhaK gene encoding dihydroxyacetone kinase subunit DhaK, whose translation MKMLINTPDTVVDDALRGMAAAHPDLDVDVEARIVVRRDARAGGRVGLVSGGGSGHEPLHAGFVGYGMLSAACPGEVFTSPVPDQMLRAAIAVDAGQGVLFVVKNYTGDVLNFRMAAELAEDDGLRVEQVLVDDDVAVADSLYTAGRRGTGATLFVEKIAGAAAEEGAPLERVSALARQVVASSRSFGVALGACTTPAKGSPTFDLPADELELGVGIHGEPGRERRPMMTAREIADAAVGAVLDDLAQTGPGDGPVLALVNGMGATPLLELYGFHAEVTRVLAARGVPVARALVGNYVTSLDMAGCSVSLCRVDDELLRLWDAPVQTAALRWGR comes from the coding sequence GTGAAGATGCTGATCAACACTCCGGACACCGTGGTCGACGACGCCCTGCGCGGGATGGCCGCCGCCCACCCCGACCTGGACGTGGACGTGGAGGCGCGCATCGTCGTCCGGCGGGACGCGCGGGCCGGCGGGCGCGTAGGACTGGTGTCCGGCGGCGGTTCGGGGCACGAGCCGCTGCACGCCGGGTTCGTCGGGTACGGGATGCTGTCGGCCGCGTGTCCCGGCGAGGTGTTCACCTCACCCGTCCCCGACCAGATGCTGCGGGCCGCGATCGCCGTCGACGCCGGCCAGGGGGTGCTGTTCGTCGTCAAGAACTACACCGGCGACGTTCTGAACTTCCGCATGGCGGCCGAACTGGCCGAGGACGACGGGCTACGCGTCGAACAGGTGCTGGTCGATGACGACGTGGCCGTCGCCGACAGCCTCTACACCGCCGGGCGGCGCGGTACCGGCGCCACCCTGTTCGTGGAGAAGATCGCCGGGGCCGCCGCCGAGGAAGGGGCGCCGTTGGAGCGGGTCTCGGCGCTCGCCCGGCAGGTCGTGGCGTCCTCACGGAGCTTCGGCGTCGCGCTCGGGGCCTGCACCACCCCGGCGAAGGGCAGCCCGACGTTCGATCTCCCCGCCGACGAACTGGAGTTGGGGGTCGGCATCCACGGCGAGCCGGGGCGGGAGCGGCGGCCCATGATGACCGCCCGGGAGATCGCGGATGCGGCGGTGGGCGCCGTACTGGACGACCTGGCGCAGACGGGCCCCGGCGACGGTCCGGTACTGGCGCTCGTGAACGGGATGGGGGCGACCCCGCTCCTGGAGCTGTACGGGTTCCACGCGGAAGTTACACGTGTGTTGGCCGCCCGGGGGGTGCCGGTGGCGCGGGCCCTCGTCGGGAACTACGTCACCTCGCTGGACATGGCCGGCTGCTCGGTGAGCCTGTGCCGGGTCGACGACGAACTGCTGCGACTGTGGGACGCCCCCGTGCAGACCGCCGCGCTGCGTTGGGGCCGGTGA
- the dhaL gene encoding dihydroxyacetone kinase subunit DhaL has translation MRDADFFRDWMDTTATAVEREADRLTELDSPIGDADHGNNLLRGFVAVRAALADAEPATPPGKVLQLAGRTLISTVGGASGPLYGTLLRRTGKELGDDAEVSDEQLRKALDAGVAAVAQLGGAAPGDKTMLDALLPGVAALATSYRAAGDAADGGALATVPMLARKGRASYLGERSVGHQDPGATSSALLLGALADAAERADGATA, from the coding sequence GTGCGTGACGCAGACTTCTTCCGAGACTGGATGGACACCACCGCCACTGCGGTGGAGCGGGAGGCGGACCGGCTCACCGAGCTCGACTCCCCCATCGGTGACGCCGACCACGGCAACAACCTGCTGCGCGGGTTCGTGGCCGTACGGGCGGCCCTGGCGGACGCCGAACCGGCCACCCCTCCCGGCAAGGTCCTCCAACTGGCCGGCCGGACGCTGATCTCCACGGTCGGGGGCGCGTCGGGACCGCTCTACGGGACCCTGTTGCGCCGTACGGGCAAGGAGCTCGGCGACGACGCCGAGGTCTCCGACGAGCAGCTGCGCAAGGCCCTGGACGCCGGCGTGGCGGCGGTCGCGCAGTTGGGCGGGGCGGCGCCCGGGGACAAGACGATGCTGGACGCGCTGCTGCCGGGCGTGGCGGCGCTCGCCACGTCCTATCGCGCCGCCGGGGACGCGGCGGACGGCGGGGCGCTGGCGACCGTTCCGATGCTCGCCCGCAAGGGCCGCGCGAGTTACCTCGGGGAGCGCAGCGTCGGCCACCAGGACCCGGGGGCGACGTCGTCGGCGCTGCTGCTGGGGGCGTTGGCGGACGCGGCCGAACGCGCGGACGGGGCGACGGCGTGA
- a CDS encoding PTS fructose transporter subunit IIA: MSGATGTSDAVVGIVLVSHSAEVARSVAELARGLAAGGAVAPVAPAGGGPDGGLGTNAAEILAAVAEVDRGAGVALLVDLGSSVLTVKALLEDGDLPAGCRLVDAPFLEGAVAAVVAASAGADLEAVAAAAGEAYAYRKT, from the coding sequence ATGAGCGGGGCGACGGGAACATCGGACGCGGTGGTCGGCATCGTCCTGGTGTCGCACAGCGCGGAGGTCGCGCGGTCGGTGGCGGAGCTGGCCAGGGGCCTGGCGGCCGGCGGGGCGGTGGCGCCGGTGGCCCCGGCGGGCGGCGGACCCGACGGCGGGCTGGGCACCAACGCGGCGGAGATCCTCGCGGCCGTGGCGGAGGTGGACCGGGGTGCCGGGGTGGCGTTGCTCGTGGACCTGGGCAGCTCGGTGTTGACGGTGAAGGCCCTGCTGGAGGACGGCGACCTGCCGGCGGGGTGTCGGCTGGTGGACGCGCCGTTCCTGGAGGGGGCGGTGGCGGCGGTGGTCGCGGCGTCGGCGGGCGCCGACCTGGAGGCGGTCGCGGCGGCGGCCGGGGAGGCGTACGCGTACCGCAAGACGTGA
- a CDS encoding RNA-binding S4 domain-containing protein, with product MEAGTARVDAWIWSVRLTKTRSVAATACRAGHVKVNGERAKPAQQVRAGDEVRLFHAGRERIVVVRRPVTKRVGPPVAAECYIDNSPPPPTAVEAGVVGIRDRGAGRPTKRERREIETLRGRG from the coding sequence ATGGAGGCGGGGACCGCGCGGGTGGACGCGTGGATCTGGTCGGTGCGCCTCACGAAGACCCGTTCCGTGGCGGCCACCGCCTGCCGCGCCGGTCATGTGAAGGTCAACGGCGAACGGGCCAAACCCGCGCAGCAGGTTCGGGCGGGCGACGAGGTACGGCTCTTCCACGCGGGCCGGGAACGGATCGTCGTGGTCCGGCGTCCGGTGACCAAGAGGGTCGGGCCGCCCGTCGCCGCCGAGTGCTACATCGACAACAGCCCGCCGCCGCCCACCGCCGTCGAGGCGGGTGTGGTCGGCATCCGCGACCGGGGCGCGGGCCGGCCGACGAAGCGGGAACGCCGCGAGATCGAAACCCTGCGCGGGCGCGGCTGA
- the modA gene encoding molybdate ABC transporter substrate-binding protein produces the protein MYVSLNRRRATAAAFTAALLIPLSACGDGKTDRAAASPSAANSASASSPAQAKAKAANLTVLAASSLTDVFKTAGAAYEKAHPGTKVTFSFAGSQELAAQVKQGAPADALVTADTKTMDGLKAETNAATVIAKNRLVIAAGKANPFKIDELKDLADSKIKLVLAAPEVPVGRYSKQILDAQKIEVKPVSQEPNVRAVLSKVELGEADAGLVYKTDSAKSGDKVVTVDIPDDQNAVASYPAATLKQSKNAEAAAAFVAWLNGPEAQKVLQDAGFQKA, from the coding sequence ATGTACGTCTCCCTGAACCGCCGCCGCGCGACCGCCGCCGCATTCACCGCCGCCCTGCTCATCCCGCTGTCGGCCTGCGGCGACGGCAAGACGGACCGGGCGGCCGCCTCCCCCTCCGCCGCGAACTCCGCCTCCGCCTCCTCCCCCGCCCAAGCCAAGGCCAAGGCCGCCAACCTCACCGTCCTGGCCGCGTCCTCCCTCACCGACGTGTTCAAGACCGCCGGCGCCGCGTACGAGAAGGCCCACCCCGGCACCAAGGTCACCTTCTCCTTCGCCGGTTCGCAGGAACTCGCCGCCCAGGTCAAGCAGGGCGCCCCGGCCGACGCACTCGTCACCGCCGACACCAAGACCATGGACGGCCTGAAGGCCGAGACCAACGCCGCGACCGTCATCGCGAAGAACCGCCTCGTCATCGCCGCCGGCAAGGCCAACCCGTTCAAGATCGACGAGCTGAAGGACCTCGCCGACTCGAAGATCAAGCTAGTCCTCGCGGCGCCCGAGGTCCCCGTCGGCCGCTACAGCAAGCAGATCCTCGACGCGCAGAAGATCGAGGTGAAGCCGGTGTCGCAGGAGCCCAACGTCCGCGCCGTCCTCTCCAAGGTCGAGCTCGGCGAGGCCGACGCCGGTCTCGTCTACAAGACCGACTCCGCCAAGTCCGGCGACAAGGTCGTCACGGTCGACATCCCCGACGACCAGAACGCCGTCGCCTCCTACCCGGCCGCCACGCTCAAGCAGTCCAAGAACGCCGAGGCCGCCGCCGCGTTCGTGGCGTGGCTGAACGGGCCCGAGGCCCAGAAGGTCCTCCAGGACGCCGGTTTCCAGAAGGCGTGA
- a CDS encoding ABC transporter permease, translating to MSRPRTRTRPPVTLALPALLAVAFLLLPLVGILTRTQWGELGDHLSSPGVVEALKLSLLVSLWALGLSLLLGVPLAWLLARVAFKGKAFVRSLVLLPMVLPPTVGGVALLLGFGRRGLLGPWLEDTFGVTLPFHTSGAVLAATFVAMPFLVISLEGALGGLKPSYEETAASLGASPVRVFFTVTLPMVAPGLIAGAALTWARALGEFGATITFAGNLPGTTQTLPLQVYLLLQDRPEAATSVSLLLLAIAMGVLIALRGRWTGTPLDRRTLVAHAVADEPSAAAPDLAPEPQDAAPHDGGRWSLHADVTGFNELTLTAEPGTTIAVVGENGAGKTTLLRALLGLTPRAHAVLRLGDTEVTSLPPHKRQVAWVPQDGALFPHLTALANTAYGLRARGVPRADARREARAWLDRLGVGHLAGRKPGQLSGGQAQRVALARALAARPRLLLLDEPLAALDQTTRARVRHTLRTHLADFGGVCLIVTHDPVEAVSLADRVLVLADGRTLQDAPPGEVTRHPRSPWVARMLGRNAWSGTASAEGLALRGGGRLVVAEALPEGAPALAIIAPEAVSVHREKPGGSPRNVWPGTVREITAVGSRLRVLIASSEAPDLVAEITPQAAAELGVAEGASVWTSVKATEVTLVRL from the coding sequence ATGAGCAGACCCCGCACCCGCACCCGGCCCCCCGTGACACTGGCGCTGCCCGCGCTGCTCGCCGTCGCGTTCCTGCTGTTGCCCCTCGTCGGCATCCTCACCCGCACCCAATGGGGCGAGCTGGGCGATCACCTGTCCAGCCCCGGCGTGGTCGAGGCGTTGAAGCTTTCGCTGCTGGTGTCCCTCTGGGCGCTGGGCCTCTCGCTGCTCCTCGGGGTACCGCTCGCCTGGCTGCTTGCACGTGTTGCCTTCAAGGGGAAGGCCTTCGTCCGTTCGCTGGTCCTGCTGCCGATGGTGCTGCCGCCGACCGTGGGTGGTGTCGCGTTGCTGTTGGGGTTCGGGCGGCGCGGGCTGCTCGGCCCCTGGCTGGAGGACACCTTCGGCGTCACCCTGCCCTTCCACACCTCGGGGGCGGTCCTCGCGGCCACGTTCGTGGCGATGCCCTTCCTCGTCATCAGCCTGGAGGGGGCACTCGGCGGCCTCAAGCCGAGCTACGAGGAGACCGCAGCCTCCCTCGGGGCCTCGCCGGTCCGGGTGTTCTTCACGGTGACGCTGCCCATGGTGGCCCCCGGCCTGATCGCCGGCGCGGCCCTGACCTGGGCCCGCGCGTTGGGCGAGTTCGGTGCGACCATCACCTTCGCCGGGAACCTGCCCGGCACCACCCAGACCCTGCCGCTCCAGGTCTACCTGCTGCTCCAGGACCGGCCGGAGGCCGCCACCTCGGTCTCCCTGCTGCTGCTCGCCATCGCGATGGGCGTCCTGATCGCCCTGCGCGGCCGCTGGACGGGCACCCCCCTGGACCGCAGGACGCTCGTGGCCCACGCGGTGGCCGACGAGCCGAGCGCAGCCGCCCCCGACCTCGCTCCGGAGCCGCAGGACGCCGCGCCCCACGACGGCGGCCGCTGGTCCCTGCACGCGGACGTGACCGGCTTCAACGAGCTGACCCTCACCGCCGAACCGGGCACCACCATCGCCGTGGTGGGCGAGAACGGCGCCGGCAAGACCACCCTCCTGCGGGCCCTGCTCGGCCTGACCCCGCGCGCCCACGCCGTGCTGCGGCTCGGCGACACCGAGGTCACCTCCCTGCCCCCGCACAAGCGGCAGGTGGCCTGGGTCCCGCAGGACGGGGCGCTGTTCCCGCACCTGACCGCCCTCGCGAACACCGCGTACGGGCTGCGGGCCCGGGGGGTCCCGCGCGCCGACGCCCGTCGTGAGGCGCGGGCTTGGCTGGACCGGCTCGGGGTGGGGCACCTCGCCGGGCGCAAGCCGGGCCAGTTGTCCGGCGGGCAGGCGCAGCGGGTGGCGCTGGCCCGTGCGCTGGCGGCCCGACCCCGCCTGCTGCTGCTCGACGAGCCGTTGGCCGCCCTCGACCAGACGACCCGGGCGCGGGTGCGGCACACGCTGCGGACGCATCTCGCGGACTTCGGCGGGGTGTGCCTGATCGTCACGCACGATCCGGTGGAAGCGGTGTCGTTGGCCGACAGGGTCCTCGTCCTGGCGGACGGGCGGACCCTGCAGGACGCCCCGCCGGGGGAGGTCACGCGGCACCCGCGTTCGCCGTGGGTGGCCCGGATGCTCGGGCGCAACGCCTGGTCGGGGACGGCCTCCGCCGAGGGCCTCGCGCTGCGGGGCGGGGGGCGGCTCGTGGTGGCCGAGGCGCTGCCCGAGGGAGCGCCGGCGCTGGCGATCATCGCCCCGGAGGCGGTGTCGGTGCACCGGGAGAAGCCGGGCGGCAGTCCTCGTAACGTCTGGCCCGGAACCGTACGGGAGATCACGGCGGTCGGCAGCCGGTTGCGCGTGTTGATCGCCTCGTCCGAGGCGCCGGACCTGGTCGCGGAGATCACCCCTCAGGCCGCCGCCGAACTCGGCGTGGCGGAGGGCGCGTCGGTGTGGACGAGCGTGAAGGCCACCGAGGTCACGTTGGTCCGGTTGTAG
- a CDS encoding SpoIIE family protein phosphatase has protein sequence MDQRGRTPEVDWPARPDLSLALNRMGTFDWDLDSGRMHLDATAAEVVGLRPEEFDGTPAGLRERVLPGDEARLDRRVSQALTDGRSHYGAYFRTRRPDGSTAWTHVQGHILREPNGRAYRIIGILRDADHDPGEPGAAGERDEGRRRMTGVVERTTAILAHARTVHDVTDILKDPDALGHLGAVSVMLGIVDGARIHLVAEGRLGSYVPEIEYTRIDAPFPMSEAVRTLQPVLIASREEFQRRYPQLWPYIEPLSVRSGVYLPLIAQGKPIGAIGLLYTRDGDFTDEERNVLVALGSGIAQSLQRAMLFEQEHDLAEGLQRALLPRRIPQVPGALIAVRYRAARMGRDIGGDWYDVIPLGEGRVGVMIGDVEGHDTDAAAVMGQLRIVLRAYILEGHTPGTAMARANVFLRDLATERFATCTYAELDLTTGTLLLVRAGHLDPVVRRGDGSCHRVRIAGGLPLGLPAREAQGGAGTAEGAPEVGAGYPVSTLELHPGDTLILCTDGLVERPGGEPEAGMRELLDAVREGPAEVEELADVLCDLVGDAGGGDDMALLVLRRRGTPAPRGGGPLRQRLSPGDPEGPALARHLIRAAAAAWGAGERADEIELAADELMTNALVHTEGGGHVGMRLTAAGRIRVEVEDTSSALPRRREAGDWAVSGRGLMLVDTLADAWGVEPRGGGKRVWCEFIVP, from the coding sequence ATGGACCAGCGGGGACGGACCCCCGAGGTCGACTGGCCCGCGCGGCCCGACCTGAGCCTCGCGCTCAACCGCATGGGCACCTTCGACTGGGACCTCGACAGCGGACGCATGCATCTGGACGCGACCGCCGCCGAGGTCGTCGGACTGCGCCCGGAGGAGTTCGACGGAACCCCCGCCGGGCTGCGCGAGCGCGTCCTGCCCGGCGACGAGGCACGCCTCGACCGGCGCGTCTCCCAGGCCCTGACGGACGGGCGCAGCCACTACGGGGCCTACTTCCGCACCCGCCGCCCCGACGGCTCCACCGCCTGGACCCACGTCCAGGGACACATCCTGCGCGAGCCGAACGGTCGCGCGTACCGCATCATCGGCATCCTCCGCGACGCCGACCACGACCCGGGCGAGCCCGGCGCCGCCGGCGAGCGCGACGAAGGGCGCCGCCGCATGACCGGCGTCGTCGAGCGCACCACGGCGATCCTCGCCCACGCCCGCACCGTCCACGACGTCACCGACATCCTCAAGGACCCGGACGCCCTCGGACACCTCGGCGCCGTCAGCGTCATGCTCGGCATCGTGGACGGCGCACGGATCCACCTGGTCGCGGAGGGCCGGCTCGGTTCGTACGTGCCGGAGATCGAGTACACGCGCATCGACGCGCCCTTCCCGATGAGCGAGGCCGTCCGCACCCTGCAGCCGGTCCTCATCGCCTCTCGCGAGGAATTCCAACGCCGCTACCCGCAGCTGTGGCCCTACATCGAGCCGCTGTCCGTACGCAGCGGGGTCTACCTGCCGCTGATCGCCCAGGGCAAGCCCATCGGCGCGATCGGACTGCTCTACACGCGCGACGGAGACTTCACCGACGAGGAGCGCAACGTCCTCGTCGCCCTCGGCAGCGGCATCGCGCAGAGCCTCCAGCGGGCGATGCTCTTCGAACAGGAACACGACCTCGCCGAGGGCCTCCAGCGGGCCCTGCTGCCCCGCCGGATCCCGCAGGTGCCGGGCGCGTTGATCGCCGTACGGTACCGGGCCGCGCGCATGGGCCGGGACATCGGCGGCGACTGGTATGACGTGATACCACTGGGCGAGGGCCGGGTCGGCGTCATGATCGGCGACGTCGAGGGACACGACACGGACGCGGCCGCCGTCATGGGTCAGCTGCGGATCGTGCTCCGCGCGTACATCCTCGAAGGCCACACGCCCGGTACGGCGATGGCACGTGCCAATGTCTTCCTGCGGGACTTGGCCACGGAACGGTTCGCCACCTGCACCTACGCCGAACTGGACCTCACCACCGGCACGCTGCTCCTCGTCCGCGCCGGCCACCTCGACCCCGTCGTACGGCGCGGGGACGGCAGCTGCCACCGCGTCCGGATCGCGGGCGGGCTGCCGCTGGGGCTGCCCGCGCGGGAGGCGCAGGGCGGTGCGGGAACGGCCGAGGGGGCGCCGGAGGTCGGAGCCGGCTACCCCGTCTCCACCCTCGAACTGCACCCGGGGGACACGTTGATCCTGTGCACCGACGGCCTCGTCGAACGGCCCGGCGGTGAGCCCGAGGCGGGGATGCGGGAGCTCCTGGACGCCGTCCGGGAGGGGCCTGCCGAGGTCGAGGAGCTCGCCGACGTGCTGTGCGACCTCGTCGGGGACGCAGGTGGCGGGGACGACATGGCGTTGCTCGTGTTGCGTCGGCGCGGCACCCCGGCCCCGCGCGGCGGAGGCCCGCTGCGCCAACGTCTGAGCCCCGGCGACCCCGAGGGCCCGGCGCTGGCCCGCCACCTGATCCGGGCGGCCGCCGCGGCGTGGGGCGCGGGGGAGCGGGCGGACGAGATCGAGCTGGCCGCCGACGAGCTGATGACCAACGCACTCGTGCACACCGAGGGCGGCGGCCACGTCGGCATGCGACTGACCGCCGCCGGCCGGATCCGGGTCGAGGTCGAGGACACCAGCAGCGCCCTGCCACGCCGCAGGGAGGCGGGGGACTGGGCGGTCTCCGGCCGGGGCCTGATGCTGGTGGACACCCTCGCGGACGCCTGGGGCGTGGAACCCCGGGGCGGCGGGAAGCGCGTGTGGTGCGAGTTCATCGTCCCGTAG
- a CDS encoding response regulator transcription factor: MIRVLLVDDDAIVRAGLRLMLGGADDIDVVAEAADGAQVPALVAAYRPDVVLMDIRMPGVDGLTATEALRARPEAPEVLVLTTFHTDLHVLRALRAGAAGFLLKDTPPSEIVAALRTVAAGDPVLSPAVTRRLIEQVAAGDGGQDSRAAAARARLDSLGAREREVALAVGRGLSNAEIARTLHLALPTVKTHVSRILTRLDLNNRVQIALLVHDATPPQAPGGRPGAWPSR; the protein is encoded by the coding sequence GTGATCCGCGTCCTGCTGGTCGACGACGACGCCATCGTCCGCGCCGGCCTGCGCCTCATGCTGGGCGGGGCGGACGACATCGACGTCGTCGCCGAGGCGGCCGACGGGGCGCAAGTGCCCGCGCTCGTGGCCGCGTACCGTCCCGACGTGGTGCTCATGGACATTCGCATGCCGGGTGTCGACGGGCTGACCGCGACCGAGGCGCTGCGCGCCCGGCCGGAGGCCCCCGAAGTCCTCGTGCTGACCACCTTCCACACCGATCTACACGTGTTACGTGCCCTGCGCGCGGGCGCCGCCGGTTTCCTCCTCAAGGACACCCCGCCGAGCGAGATCGTCGCGGCGCTGCGCACGGTCGCGGCCGGCGACCCGGTGCTGTCGCCGGCCGTCACGCGCCGCCTCATCGAGCAGGTGGCGGCGGGCGACGGCGGCCAGGACTCCCGGGCCGCCGCCGCACGGGCCCGGCTCGACTCGCTCGGCGCCCGCGAGCGCGAGGTGGCCCTGGCCGTGGGGCGCGGCCTGTCCAACGCGGAGATCGCCCGCACCCTGCACCTGGCGCTCCCCACCGTGAAGACACACGTGTCACGCATCCTGACCCGACTCGACCTCAACAACCGCGTGCAGATCGCCCTGTTGGTCCATGACGCCACCCCGCCACAGGCCCCGGGAGGCCGCCCAGGAGCCTGGCCGAGCCGCTGA